In Phosphitispora fastidiosa, the genomic stretch TGCTTGGGGATGCCCAGACCTGGATTGAAGGCCCTGTCCGGGAAGAAGAAGTCCTGGCAGTGGTTACGGAGATTATCAGAAAAGAAAAAAGTATCCTTTGCAGTAACTCTGGTTACCGGTTCATCTCGGAATTGTGGCTGCTGCTGCGTCCCATAAGACCACAGCTAATAAGAATTTTCGCTTACCTGCCGTTTCTGAGGAAGCTTCCGGAATTTTTATTCAGGCGCTGGGGGAATACATGAGGGGAATACTAAGAAAAACAAGAAAATTAATATCTTGGATTAAGCCGGACCTATTGCCATACCTGCCGGCCCTGGCAGCTATTTTGTTAATTCAGGTTCTGGGGTCACTGATGAATGTGGCTACAGCCTTTGCCTCCAAAAGCATGATCGATTACGCGGTGGCCAATGAACTGCGCTTAACCGCTATTGCCGCCGGAGTTTTTGTGCTGCTGATTATCAGCAATCTTTTGCTGCAGGTAGGTGCATCACTGCTTTCGGTGCGGGTCTCCGAGTCCTTTTCCAATTCTATCCGGCAGCGCGTTTTCCGGCAGCTCCTGGGCACAGAATGGCAGTCTCTGACTGCTTATCACAGTGGTGACCTGTTAACCCGGATGACCAGTGATGTCAGCGCTGTTACCAATACCATCGTCAATGTGATTCCGGGCATGTTTGCCTTAACTGCCCAATTAGCGGCCTCCTTTACCGCCTTGTTATTTTTTGAGCCATATCTGGCTATTTTCGCTTTTGTTCTGGGGCCCTGCTCCGTAATCTTCAGCCGGATCTGGGGCCGCACTCTAAAAAAGCTGCAGCTCAAGGTGCAGGAATCAGAGAGCGCTTATCGTTCCCACCTGCAGGAAGCCCTGCAGAATTTTATTGTGATTAAGTCTTTCCGGCTGGAGAAGCATAATGAGGATACTTTACAAAGCCTGCATGAAAACAGGATGAAATGGGTTATTCAAAAGAACCGGAAAACACTGGCAGCCAACAATGTACTCGCTGTAGGCTACTGGTCGGGATATTTACTGGCCTTTGGCTGGGGCGCTTACCGGATCTCCCAGAAGGCCATCAGCTTTGGTACCATGACTGCCTTTCTGCAGCTGGTGCAGCAGGTCCAGGGCCCTTTTGTCGGGCTGGCCAGAACGATTTCCCATCTGATTAATATGATTGCATCAATGGAGCGTTTGATAGAACTGGAGAAGATGGAAAGGGAAAAAATTACTGAGCGTGTTCCGGCAATCCGGGATGTCGGCATTGTCTTTGAGGATGTCAGCTTTGATTATTCGCCCGAAAGACCCGTATTGTCCAATGTCACCGCACAAATACTGCCAGGTCAG encodes the following:
- a CDS encoding S26 family signal peptidase, with the translated sequence MKIPFAGLSMYPLLAGGRDEVIIAAVSGRHLKRGDIVLYQRKDGTHVLHRIHHINDAAYYMLGDAQTWIEGPVREEEVLAVVTEIIRKEKSILCSNSGYRFISELWLLLRPIRPQLIRIFAYLPFLRKLPEFLFRRWGNT
- a CDS encoding ABC transporter ATP-binding protein; the protein is MRGILRKTRKLISWIKPDLLPYLPALAAILLIQVLGSLMNVATAFASKSMIDYAVANELRLTAIAAGVFVLLIISNLLLQVGASLLSVRVSESFSNSIRQRVFRQLLGTEWQSLTAYHSGDLLTRMTSDVSAVTNTIVNVIPGMFALTAQLAASFTALLFFEPYLAIFAFVLGPCSVIFSRIWGRTLKKLQLKVQESESAYRSHLQEALQNFIVIKSFRLEKHNEDTLQSLHENRMKWVIQKNRKTLAANNVLAVGYWSGYLLAFGWGAYRISQKAISFGTMTAFLQLVQQVQGPFVGLARTISHLINMIASMERLIELEKMEREKITERVPAIRDVGIVFEDVSFDYSPERPVLSNVTAQILPGQLVALVGSSGEGKTTLIRILLALLRPTSGQVYFTDGRGTRYEVSAATRDWLTYVPQENTLFSGTIADNLRSGKTDASMAEMEKALQMAAAEDFITRMPEGLDTVIGERGLRLSEGQAQRIAIARAFLREAPVMIFDEATSALDVETEKHVLQAMKDMGDSRTCLVITHRLTALKICSRALRIEEGRLVEEASVICPV